GTCTGCACCGTGTGTCCTCAGCTGCACCCCAGCCCCGcgcgcgcccccccgccccccgccaagaGCCGGGGAGCCCCCCACGCACCTCTCGCAGACGCGGACTGTCCAGGCAGCGATGATCCAGGAGGAGATGCTGAAGACCAGGAGGACGGTGCCGGGGCAGATGGTCATGAGGGTCTTCATGACGAAGCGGGTGTTGAAGTTGATCTTGTTGAGGGCGCCGATGCTGCGGGAGGAGGCGTCGGTGAAGAGTTTGCTGTGCAGCAGCATGACGCGCCCGATCAGGTACAGCCGCAGGAACATGGGGATGGAGAGGATGATGTCCACGTCGGCGTCGGCCACTGAAGCGGCGTAGGTGAAAGCCAACCGCGCCGTCCAGGTGAAGAGGTACTGGCCGGGGATGGGGTGGATGGCACAGACCAGCAGCTCCAGGGCGATGAAGAAGATGCGCTCGTAGGTCATGGCGATGCGCCAGTCGTCGGCACCGTTATCCACCATGAAGAGCTGCGGAGGGGGGGTGGAGAaaggtggggtggtggggggaaggttggggtgggcagggggacccccccagggcgGCCCCAGCGAGCACCCAGCGGTGGGTGCCCCTCACCTGGATCTCTCTGGCGTGGTACATGACGATGAGCCCCAGGAGGATGACGGTCGAGAGGCTGATAAGGCATTTCAGTGCAAACGAATACGATGACTCCTGCGAGGGGAGCGGGCGGCGGTGAGCCCGGCcagaccccccccctcccctcccctcccctcccctcccctcccctcccctcccctcccctcccctcccctccccacccagcgTGACCCCTACCTTGGTGTAGACCCCCCAGGACAGCTCCGTCTCCGTGACCATGACCACGATGCCGAACATCCCAAAAATAAGGGCGTAATCGCTGAGGCGCTTCCGCTTCTCGAAGAGGGCTCGTCGGTGCCCCAGCTTGTACCCGATGTTCTGGTTCCTCCGGGGTCCTCGTCCCCCCCGGTCCTGGGCCACATcctgccccggggccgccgccgggccgggatCCGGACCCCCGGGCTGCTCCGGCTGTGAAACCACCACCTCGAGGCCGGGGGGCCGGTGGGGCCGCAGCGGTTGGGTCTCCCCCTCCAGCGGGTGCAGGGTGCGGGTGGAGGCGCTCAGGGGGCCCCGG
The Strix uralensis isolate ZFMK-TIS-50842 chromosome 27, bStrUra1, whole genome shotgun sequence DNA segment above includes these coding regions:
- the KCNN1 gene encoding small conductance calcium-activated potassium channel protein 1; translated protein: MSGCRYNGGVARPRGPLSASTRTLHPLEGETQPLRPHRPPGLEVVVSQPEQPGGPDPGPAAAPGQDVAQDRGGRGPRRNQNIGYKLGHRRALFEKRKRLSDYALIFGMFGIVVMVTETELSWGVYTKESSYSFALKCLISLSTVILLGLIVMYHAREIQLFMVDNGADDWRIAMTYERIFFIALELLVCAIHPIPGQYLFTWTARLAFTYAASVADADVDIILSIPMFLRLYLIGRVMLLHSKLFTDASSRSIGALNKINFNTRFVMKTLMTICPGTVLLVFSISSWIIAAWTVRVCERYHDKQEVTSNFLGAMWLISITFLSIGYGDMVPHTYCGKGVCLLTGIMGAGCTALVVAVVARKLELTKAEKHVHNFMMDTQLTKRVKNAAANVLRETWLIYKHTKLVKKIDHAKVRKHQRKFLQAIHQLRSVKMEQRKLNDQANTLVDLAKTQNIMYDMVSELQERHEDLEKRLGALESKMEALGLSLLALPGLVSQALGQQQRELLGSWTPRLCTPTPPPRSPSTAPPTSSDSG